Proteins co-encoded in one Setaria viridis chromosome 9, Setaria_viridis_v4.0, whole genome shotgun sequence genomic window:
- the LOC117837806 gene encoding probable carbohydrate esterase At4g34215, whose translation MRIFVLSGQSNMAGRGGVHHRRWDGVVPPEAAPDPSIQRLSAALDWEEAREPLHADIDTAKTCGVGPGMVFARTVLPCLQEDNPGKGARTGIGLVPCAVGGTAIREWARGEFLYEQMVCRARVAAGYGEIEAVLWYQGESDAESDAATAAYNGNIERLITNVRADLEMPQLPFIQVALASGDKRNIDKVRSAQFSVNLPNVVTVDAMGLALKEDNMHLTTESQVKLGKMLAEAYIENFLTPTC comes from the exons ATGCGCATCTTCGTGCTCTCCGGCCAGAGCAACatggccggccgcggcggcgtgcaCCACCGGCGCTGGGACGGCGTGGTGCCGCCGGAGGCCGCGCCGGACCCGTCCATCCAGCGCCTCTCCGCGGCGCTGGACTGGGAGGAGGCCCGGGAGCCGCTCCACGCCGACATCGACACCGCCAAGACCTGCGGCGTCGGGCCCGGGATGGTCTTCGCCCGCACCGTGCTCCCGTGCCTGCAGGAGGACAATCCCGGAAAGGGGGCCCGGACCGGCATCGGCCTCGTGCCGTGCGCCGTCGGCGGGACGGCCATCCGGGAGTGGGCTCGCGGGGAGTTCCTGTACGAGCAGATGGTGTGCCGGGCGCGCGTCGCGGCCGGGTACGGCGAGATCGAGGCCGTGCTGTGGTACCAGGGGGAGAGCGATGCGGAGTCCGACGCCGCAACGGCGGCTTACAACGGGAACATCGAGAGGCTCATCACCAATGTCAGGGCAGATCTTGAGATGCCGCAGTTGCCTTTTATTCAG GTTGCTCTTGCATCCGGTGATAAAAGGAACATTGACAAAGTGAGAAGTGCTCAATTTAGCGTTAACCTGCCCAATGTTGTAACTGTGGATGCAATGGGTCTGGCGTTGAAAGAAGACAACATGCATCTTACCACCGAGTCACAAGTAAAGCTTGGTAAAATGCTTGCAGAAGCCTACATTGAGAACTTCTTAACACCAACTTGTTAG